The genomic DNA ATGGACTTGTGAGGGAGCCGACGGCCCCCAGGGCAGGCAGTTGGAGCACACCGGCGAGGACGGGGCTCATATCGGGCTCAGAACCTCTCCGGATGGAGAAGGGCGAGGACGAGATAGCCCAGCAGGGCGAAGGCCACGATCAGACCGACGACGTTCTCGGCAGTCACAGCTTCGCCACCCCCTTGGCAACGAGAGCCACCAGCGCGAAGACCGCGATCGTGGTGACGACGAAGGCCATGTCGGCCACCGTGTCCTCCTGGATGAGATTCGGATCGGACGGACGCTTAGAGGAAACCCCCGCTCCGAGCGGGCACACGCTCCGTTGACGGGTCCCTTACGACCATCGGTGCTCTCTTGACGGACCCCATACGCAGCCGTCCCCGGACCAGGAACATGCAGGTCCTGCGCACGTCGGACGGCGGTCCACGGTCCAACAACCCGTCGGTTTCCGGTCACCTGTCGCGCTGAACTGTCCGAGGCGGCTGCGCCCTCGCCACGTGGGTGTTCAATCCCCGGCGCGTGGTCGCCAGGACCACCCGGTCGGCACGGCTTCAGGACCCGCCGGCGGGGCGGATGCCCGTCGAGTCCTGGGCTCGGCTGACCTGCATCAGAGGGGTGTCAGGAACAGCCGGGAGGTCTTGAGCCGTTGTCCGCGAGCCATTTGGATGGAGAGCGTGAACAGCGAGTGGCTCCTTCTCGACCGGCCGCCTCATCAGGCGTCGCCTCGTCGTGTGCCCCGCTGCCCGGACACGCCCGTTTCTCCCCCACGCCTTCGGGGCGCCGGGGAGACCCCTGACGCGTAGTCCGTAGCCCTCGGGGCGCCGTGACCTGGTCCGGCGCCCCTTCGCCGTATCCGTACACGCCCGACCCCTCCGCAAACGCGGCGGGTGGCAAAGCGTGCCCAGAGCCATGGATGGACCATGTCCGACTCGAAAGTTTCCTCCCGCACCGTCCTCGTCACCGGGGCCACCTCCGGTATCGGCTACGAGACGGCACGGCTGCTCGCCGAGCGCGGCGACACCGTCCTCGTACACGGCCGCACGGCCGAAGAGGCGCAGGCTGCGACCGACAAGCTCGTCGCCACGGCCGGAATCCCCGCCGAGCATCTGTGCCCCTTCGGCGCGGACTTCTCCAGCCTCGAAGAGGTCGAACGACTCGCCCACCGAGTCGCCGTCGAACACCCGCACCTGGACGTCCTCGTCAACAACGCGGCCATCGCCGCCCCCGAGCGTCACACCGTCACCGTGGACGGCAACGAAATCGCGTTCCAGGTCAACTTCCTGGCGCACTACCTGCTCACCAACCTGCTGGACGATGCGCTCACCAGCGAGCCGGGCGGCCGCGTCGTCAACGTCTCCTCCTCTCTGCACCGCACCGGCTCCATCCAGTGGAGTGACCCCAATCGCGCTCGCCGCTACTCCCGCCTCGCCGCCTACGCCCAGTCCCAGCTGGCACTCACCGTCTTCGCAGCGGACCCGCGCGTGACTGCCGTCTCCATCCACCCCGGCATCTGCGACACCGCCCTGCTCCCGCTCTACGCCCACCACGGAGCCACCGCGTCCGACGGCGCGGCCCACGTCGTACGCCTCTGCGACCCGGCCACGGAAATCGTCAACGGCGCGTACTACGACTGCGACCAGCGCGTCGAGCCCGCTCCCGCCGCCACCGAAGACCGCACGGTCCAGCGGCTCAACAAGCTGGCCGACGTCCTCGTCGGCCAGCTCACCTGAAGGGACCACGAACGCTCATGTCGAAGCGCGCACGTAAGAAGAAGGCCCGCCGCAAGAGGAAGGCGAACCACGGCCGCAAGGCCGGCGCGAGCTGAACCCGACTGGGGGCGGCCTGTCAACAGGGCAGGCCGCCCGCCTCGCGTCGAGCCCGGGCGGAACACCACATGCTCCAGCGTGTATCGCACCGACTCCTCGCGTGCATTGCACGGTTCCCCACCGCCGCGCCCGCCGGGCAGCCCTGGCCCAGCATGTCCGGCCCACCGGACCCCACCACCGGTGAGCCGGCCCGACCGACCGCAGGTCGTGCGGTTTCGTCCAGGATCGCGTGCCGCTGCGTGGCGACCCCACCGTCGCGCCGGATCGACGGCGAGACCGCGCGCTCAGTCCTCAAGGTCTCCGGTCTGAACCAGTGTCTTCGGGGCGCCGGCGCATACCCGCCCGGGTCGAACGCGAATGCGCCGCCTCCCTGTCGATCCGTTCGGACAGCTGGCTGAGCGCGGTCGCCCCGCACAGCAACGTTCCTCGCCCCAGGGACGAGCGGGCGCCCGCGTCCAGCAGCTGCCACAGCTGGGGATTGGCAATGAGTACCCGCGGGTCCAATTCGACACGTGCGCCGTCCAGGTCGCGCAGCACCAGTCGCAGCGAGACCCCGTCGGACCAGCGCACCCCCACCAGGCGGTCCGTCCGCACCCGGCGCCTGCGCAGCAGACCGCGGGAAGCCAGCCAGCCCTCGCCGGCAGTCACCCGCGGCGGCACCAGCACCACTAGCAGCAGGAGAGCGAGCGCAACCCACATGAGGGCGCGCAACCCGGTAATTCGGCCGGAGCCCACGTCGATCAGTAGCAACAGTCCCAGGAGCAAAGCGGAGCAGCCGCAGGCGGCCCGTACCTCAGCGGACCAGCCGTCGTCCGACGCGGTCGTTCCTGGAGGGTTGCCCCGGTCGGCATCGTGCCGCGGTACACATTGAGTCACATTTCGTCCCATACAACCCACGCTAAATAGGTTCCCGCACCCCGGCAGGTTATTGATGCGCCGCTGACGCGGCTCGCGGCACCTTTGACGCCGCCCTGACCGTCTCCGTCAAGAACTCGCCGCTTCGGCCAGGAGCACGCCGTCTCCCGGACAGGGCCGGCCGAACAGGGACACGCCCTGATCA from Streptomyces sp. NBC_01707 includes the following:
- a CDS encoding SDR family NAD(P)-dependent oxidoreductase yields the protein MSDSKVSSRTVLVTGATSGIGYETARLLAERGDTVLVHGRTAEEAQAATDKLVATAGIPAEHLCPFGADFSSLEEVERLAHRVAVEHPHLDVLVNNAAIAAPERHTVTVDGNEIAFQVNFLAHYLLTNLLDDALTSEPGGRVVNVSSSLHRTGSIQWSDPNRARRYSRLAAYAQSQLALTVFAADPRVTAVSIHPGICDTALLPLYAHHGATASDGAAHVVRLCDPATEIVNGAYYDCDQRVEPAPAATEDRTVQRLNKLADVLVGQLT
- the kdpF gene encoding K(+)-transporting ATPase subunit F; translation: MTAENVVGLIVAFALLGYLVLALLHPERF